In Lolium rigidum isolate FL_2022 chromosome 3, APGP_CSIRO_Lrig_0.1, whole genome shotgun sequence, the genomic window tacataggagagagatgaaccacatagctaccggtacagcccagagcctcgatggagaactactccctcctcatgggagcagcagcggtgatgaagatggcggtggagatggcagcggtgtcgatggagaagccttccgggggcacttccccgctccggcagggtgccggaacagagactctctgtcccccagatcttggcttcgcgatggcggcggctctggaaggttttccgtatcgtggttcttcgcaatagggttttcgcgacggaggctttaaataggcggaagggcagcctcggagggggcacggggggcccacaccatagggcggcgcggccccccctctggccgcgccagggtgtggtgtgggacccccagggcttccctccggcagctctcgggtgttccggaaggctcgggaaaaatagggactcgggtcttgatttcgtccaattccgagaatatttctttactaggatttacggaaccaaaaacagcagaaaacgagagccggctcttcggcatcttgttaataggttagttccagaaaatgcacgaatatgacataaagtgtgcataaaacatgtaggtatcatcaataatatggcatggaacataagaaattatcgatacgtcggagacgtatcaataacatcttttgtcctaccagccggtggcagccgggcctcaagggaatctactggctattaaggtactccttttaatagagcaccggagcaaagcattaacacttggtgaaaacatgtgatcctcatatctaagccttccctccagttatcccgattctttgtcactgcggggcctcgggttccggacatagacatgtgcaaacaacttgtagatacaatctaagcaataagtatagagcttaaatctaagatcatgtcactcgtgcactagtgacaagcattaaacacaacaagattgcagcaacaataacttcacaaactttatagatagactaatcataatgtaacaatccatcggatcccaacaaacacaacaccgattacatcagatggatctcaatcatgtaaggcagctcatgagatcattgtattgaagtacatggaagagagagtaccaactagctacagctagaacccgtagtccatgggggaactactcacggagcatgatggaggcggtggcgttgatggagatggcttcaggggcacttccccgtcccggcggcgtgccggaacagagacttctatcccccgaaacggtgtttcgcgatggcggcggcgcccctggagtctttctggagtttcgtcaattggtatcgaggttttaggtcgcgagggactttataggcgaagaggcggagtcggaggggcaccagggtgccctccccacctggtggcgcggccagacctgggcccgcgcccaggtgtagtgtggtggccccctggcccgcctccgactctccttcggtattctggaaccttccgggaaaaataagatatttggtcttcgtttcgtcgaattccgagaatattgcccgaacagcctttctggaaccaaaaacaacagaaaacaggaactggcactgtggcatcttgttaataggttagttccgaaaacgcataaaacattataaagtgtgagcaaaacatgtaggtattgttataaaactagcatggaacatcagaaattatagatacgttggagacgtatcagagacgaggacgccgagctttgccatctcgtcgtccgtcatgttctccgggaactcgaaaaCGCGGCCCTCCACcacggcctgctgccattcgtggaagacagccgcgacgtagtcgtcgctgtcgtccttcacctcctcgttatggtacgcgagcgcctcgatgtagtcgtcctcgtcgtcgtaggcGGCGTAGGCGTCATCGtcgcggtcgtcgtcgtcgtcgtcgttgtgctgcgcgcgcgtcgccgcctgctgacgacgcctcggcgcctcctgtcttcgtggacgagtcggcggtgcagccccgaagggaaaatccctgtcgcccatgaagcccgcccttcttctcttatccgtctcggtcgacagatacgtacgccagctgttggagtcgatggcgtacaccagcggcaggtaccgcctccttcgccggatctccgcggtccggTCAGGCTCGCGGGCAGggactggagggatgggcacccggcggcagctaagccgccagccgccaggcagttgcacgccGGAACAGCCCTCGCACGgcaaccatttgccgtgcattagcctccccagcgtgacggggagcggcaccctcttgctgccgctaccggaggcctcgaagtcgttcttcttccccatggcgttgtGGCGGTgatggtgcgagtggaggtgtgggggaAAGAGGAACGCGGCCGGTGGTCTTTTAAGGGAGgtcgcgcgcgggatacgatgccattgaaggcggcgcagaagcccagccgccgcccgccagtgcgcgtgcagaacaggcagccgcaccattgatggcgaaggctgcggcgcagacgcggaaccgctgaccgccgaagcgatgccctcgatgcagactcgcagGCCCGGTGGGGaatcgagcggacactttgcgcgtccgccgagcgtccgcagagacgaaaACCTGGCGCACATTTGCGGcagatttgcgtctccgcggacggcccaatCACTTTGCGTCGCATCGTTAGAGAGGGTGTCAGACGTATTTTCGATCCACGCGGATGCAAACGGACACACCCAGGAGGCGGCCAGGACGGCACTCGTGCCCGCAAGCTACATGCTCGCCGTTTCACAGCGCGACCCGCCAGGTTACCCTCGAAATGGCAAAATCCGATGCGTGGCCCCGTCCTGGACGATGCACAAAACGGCATATATGCGCGCTCGCTCTCCCCTTCCCGATGCAGCAGGTGCAAGGTGTACTCacgtctgctcctcctcctctatcTAGCTAATCATTCCCCTGTCCGCTCCGGACCCCTCTCCCGGCCTgtctctctccttctcctctacatCCATCTCCCTCTCCTCCCTTCTCTTCTATCCCTTTCTCTCCCCATCTCTGTCTCTGGGAATCCAGTTCAATTCACCCACAATGCTGCGCGGCTGCTTAAAACCCACTATTGGTGCCAAGCCAATGCTCCCCTGCTACTACTACTTGCCCTTGcccgctcttcttcttcctcctcccaacTAGCTCTGCTAAGCTAAGCTACATCCTCTGCTAGTGCTCTCTAGTCTCCACAGTAGAGAGAGCTGAGACCTGCGAGTGTTGTCCTCAACAAGCTTCCGGAGGGAGGACCATATCTTGCAGCTAGATCGGTTAGTGTTTCTTTCTTAATTGATTCTGTTCCCCCCTCTGTATTCTCTGTGTGTTTTTTAGCTAATGCATGCTTCTTTAAAAAATTCTTTTCAAATCTGATGTGGATTTTGCCATATCCAATGGTTTCAACAGGATAATCCTAGTCTTACTGCTGAGCAAAGCTTCTTAAACTAGTAGTAGCATCTTCCGAACAAAAAAAAAGTGTTTTTTATACTATGATATCTAGTTAGTCTTCTGTACTTGATTGATCAGTCGATTAAAGAACAAGTAAAGGAAAACCTTTTCACTGTTCCGTTAGCTGCTCTTCAGTTTAGTTGCTAGCTGCTCTTCTGCATGTGCTCCCTCTCTGCAGGTTTACATGACCGGTAGGTTTCAGGGCGCCTTGCTCCCCATGCTGCATCTACCTTCCCTTTTCTCATCATTGGTCTTCCTCTTTCCTCTACGTGTTGCTTGCGCAGCATAACCCAGTTGCCCTGTGTTTTAAAATTTGTTTCTTATTGTCAAATTTCATATCTGGGATTTCTGGAACATTATTATTTCCTTTCCTTGGTTAATTTGCCGTATCTGGTGGAGTGGTGCTGCTCTATCGCACATGCCCTGCTGGCTGCTTTTGCTTCATCTGAAGCCAAATCAGGCTCTGCTCCAGGATCCTAGGCAGGAGACACCAATTGTTTATGCTGCAACCTGTTATCGTTATCAGTCAGATTAAAAAAATAATACATGACGCATACTACAGATGAAGCACAGTTTCACAGTCTAATTATTTATTCCTGGACATAACCCTGTGATGTCATTCTTGCCGTTTCCTCTGCTTCTGCAGTCTCTGCCCTCTACAACTGAAGCTCGTCATCAGTCGATAGTTGTGATCGATGATCTGAGCCATGAACCAATTCGTGCCTGATTGGGGAAACATGGGGGACGCCTCCAGGCCACTCGGGTTCGTGCTTTGATCGCTTAAAGCGTTGAAGTTTGTGATCTGCTGATGAGTGACTTGCCTCACCTCACTAACGGCTGCTGTTGTTTTCTTGCATGGTGTGTTTCTTGCTGCAGGGAGGACGATGACCTCATGGAGCTGCTCTGGTGCAACGGCCACGTCGTCATGCAGAGCCAGGGCCACCGGAAGCTACCGCCAAGGCCCGAGAAGCCTGCGCCTGCGCCGGCGGTGCAGGAAGACGACCCCGGTCTTTGGTTCCCGTTCGCGCTCGCCGACTCGCTCGACAAGGACATCTTCTCGGACCTCTTCTGCGACGTACCACCGCCGGGGGCCGCGACCGACAAGGCGAGCAGAGAAGTGGACTGCAAGCCGAGCGAGCTGATGCCGCCGCCCAAGTCCACGCACGTGTCCGGCTCCCAGAGGCAACAGTCGATGAGCATGAGCCTGGCGGACAACGCGTGCGAGCTGTCGGACCTGGTCCAGGCCCGggcggggaaggcggcggcggtggatgaGGGCGCGTCGTCGACGCTGAGCGCGATCGGGGCGAGCTTCTGCGGGAGCAACCAGGTGCAGGTGCAGCGCGGCGCGGCGAGCGagcagggccgcgccgccaccaccgcctacGGCGGCGGCAGCGCCATGCCGTCGGCGATGGGGAGCGGGAATGCAAACGCCATAGGCCGGGGCCAcgaggccaccgccgcctcctcgtcgGGGCGGTCCAACTACTACTGCTTCGGCGGCGCCACAACCACGACAACCACgacgaccaccaccaccggcaccgaGCCGACGAGCACCAGCAACCTGAGCAGCAAGCGCAAGCGCGGGCTCGACACCGACTACTCCACCGAGAGCCCCAGCGAGGTACGCCTGTCGTCCTGGGCTCCTTAACGCATTATTTAGTTTAACGTGCTTCATTAGTCGTTCTGACGACGACGGCGCAATACTGAAGCAGGACGCCGAGTCGGAGTCGGCTGCCCTTGAGCgcaagccgccgcagaagctccCGACGGTGCGGAGGAGCCGCGCGGCCGAGGTGCACAACCTCTCGGAGCGGGTGGGTCGTGTCACCTGATTCTTCTCGTCTCGAATTGATTCCCTTGGTCAACTCTCTGAATGTCAAACCTGACTGACGCCGTTGATGTTTTTTTGACGCTTGTAGAGGAGACGAGACAGGATCAACGAGAAGATGCGTGCTCTGCAGGAGCTCATACCCCACTGCAACAAGGTGCCAGTCCTGCAAAGACACCAACTGATCCAGTACAGGTCATCTAGTAGTAGCTAACTGATCTGCTTGTTTTTCATGGCCATGGATGATCAGACTGACAAGGCGTCGATGCTGGACGAGGCGATCGAGTACCTGAAGACGCTGCAGATGCAGGTGCAGATGATGTGGATGGGTGGCGGGATGGCGGCGCCGCCGGTGATGTTCCCGGGCATGCACCAGTACCTGCCGCAGATGGGGGCGCGGATGCCCTTCATGCCGCCGCAGCGGGTGGTGCCCGGCGCGCAGCCGGGCCACCGCATGCCGGAGCACTACGCGCACTTCCTCGGCGCCGTCAACCacctgcagccgccgctgccgtcccaccaccaccaccaggttCCGTCCCAGCTGCAACCGCCAAAATCATTTTCGAAACTCCCGCCGTTTTTCTTGTTTGGCTGAGATCCATCGATATTTCGGCTTGGGCAGCATTACGCGCAGGGGCTGGGCTACTACCCGCTAGGGGCGAAGGCCGAGCAGCAAAATCCGGCGCTACACCACGggccgaacggcagcggtggcgcCATGCCCGCCGCCAACGCGACGCATCCGAACAAAAGATGAGGT contains:
- the LOC124703410 gene encoding transcription factor PHYTOCHROME INTERACTING FACTOR-LIKE 13-like is translated as MNQFVPDWGNMGDASRPLGEDDDLMELLWCNGHVVMQSQGHRKLPPRPEKPAPAPAVQEDDPGLWFPFALADSLDKDIFSDLFCDVPPPGAATDKASREVDCKPSELMPPPKSTHVSGSQRQQSMSMSLADNACELSDLVQARAGKAAAVDEGASSTLSAIGASFCGSNQVQVQRGAASEQGRAATTAYGGGSAMPSAMGSGNANAIGRGHEATAASSSGRSNYYCFGGATTTTTTTTTTTGTEPTSTSNLSSKRKRGLDTDYSTESPSEDAESESAALERKPPQKLPTVRRSRAAEVHNLSERRRRDRINEKMRALQELIPHCNKTDKASMLDEAIEYLKTLQMQVQMMWMGGGMAAPPVMFPGMHQYLPQMGARMPFMPPQRVVPGAQPGHRMPEHYAHFLGAVNHLQPPLPSHHHHQHYAQGLGYYPLGAKAEQQNPALHHGPNGSGGAMPAANATHPNKR